Below is a window of Perca fluviatilis chromosome 14, GENO_Pfluv_1.0, whole genome shotgun sequence DNA.
CGGCCACGTGAAAGCGACGAGTCAGAGGaggaaatgtctgagaaagacaGTGAAATGTCTTGCATCGACTCCGTGGCAGAGGACATGTTCCTAGAGGGAGGAGACATTACTCTCGACAAGTGAGTATTTTACATATATAACGTTACTGTATATTTAGACAGGCTgtgacctggagctcaccgtcTGCTTCAGTTTGACTCTTGAAGAGTGTTTAGATGATTTAAATGTTTACTAATTTAGAGAATGGATAGTTCGCTAAGCTAAccttagcttgctaatttcaccaaACTATCATGCTAACGTTACACTAAATGAGCCAGACAAAGTTGTCTCTCATCTAAAGGCAACCCTGCTCTCTACTCTGCTCGCTGAGAGCTCCACAGCTAATGTTACACATTTATGTTGCTCCACATTTACTGCAAGAAGtgttgcaaaagaaaacgtttgagtaaatactgcattacaagtttgcagctgttattgtatttatgtaaatatcTATGGTAATATCTAcacatttgttaatatttttcgGTGGCTTCGCATTCAGAACATTAGTTGTAATTactgttatttctttattttcacattatagGAAATGTGATGTAGATATGGATTGGGAGCCAGCTACATCTGCACCAGTGAGCAAGTGGCCACATGGAGTGGAGCAGCAGGACAGTTCATCAGGTGAGAAGCTTCCTTTTCCACAGAACAGCAGGAGACCAAGAGGTAGAGGACAAGGTAGAGGAAAAGGGAGAGGCGTAGAGCAGCAGGACAGTTCATCAGGTGAGGAGCCTCATCTTCCAACTCCCCAGAACAGCAGGAGACAAAGAGGTAGAGGACGAGGAAAAGGGAGCGTCTGCAGTCAAGCCAGATCAACCAGCCCATCTGAAGAGAGGTGGAATGATGTTGACGTTCCAGACATCACACCACCACAGCCCACCTTCAGACCCAGAAATGTCCCAGGACCCCAGCTCATACGTACTGCTACGTACACAGCCCTGCAGTTGTTTCAACTATTTTTTATCAACTCTGTTTTGAAGACAATACTTCAAAACACCAACAACTGTGGATCAACACACCATTCAACACCCTCTATCCCGTGGGTTGATCTGACATTGCAGGACATGTTTGCATTCATGTCTTTAGTTGTTTACATGGGTGTAGTCAAATGCTTTTCTTTCACTGATTACTGGCGTGGGGGTCATCTTTATAGCTTGCCGTTCCCGAGACGGGTAATGACTGGTAAAAAGTTCCTCAGGATCTCCCAGTCCCTTCACCTCAGCAGCTCTGTGGGGGATGCTGCTAATGATGAAAGGAGAGGCACAGGAGCCCACGTAACCGCCTGGGTAAGATAAAGC
It encodes the following:
- the LOC120573509 gene encoding uncharacterized protein LOC120573509; amino-acid sequence: MAKISKSRRYTHQEAVEECTRPRESDESEEEMSEKDSEMSCIDSVAEDMFLEGGDITLDKKCDVDMDWEPATSAPVSKWPHGVEQQDSSSGEKLPFPQNSRRPRGRGQGRGKGRGVEQQDSSSGEEPHLPTPQNSRRQRGRGRGKGSVCSQARSTSPSEERWNDVDVPDITPPQPTFRPRNVPGPQLIRTATYTALQLFQLFFINSVLKTILQNTNNCGSTHHSTPSIPWVDLTLQDMFAFMSLVVYMGVVKCFSFTDYWRGGHLYSLPFPRRVMTGKKFLRISQSLHLSSSVGDAANDERRGTGAHVTAWVR